A genomic window from Haladaptatus caseinilyticus includes:
- a CDS encoding DUF7471 family protein, with the protein MASVAQPLHALAGGGAELMLPTVLVLAAVGSAVVFTLSVVAFRQRRSVPYLLVALAFGALAGQTLIGGLTTANYLTGSTHHLAEHALDVVIIALLIGAVYYARKIETR; encoded by the coding sequence ATGGCATCCGTGGCCCAGCCGCTTCACGCGCTTGCGGGAGGCGGTGCCGAACTGATGCTCCCGACCGTCCTCGTGTTGGCGGCCGTCGGGTCGGCAGTCGTCTTCACGCTATCGGTGGTCGCCTTTCGACAACGTCGGTCGGTTCCGTACCTGCTGGTCGCGTTGGCGTTTGGGGCACTCGCAGGGCAGACGCTCATCGGCGGCTTGACGACCGCCAACTATCTCACGGGAAGCACGCACCATCTCGCGGAACACGCGCTCGACGTAGTAATCATCGCCCTTCTCATCGGCGCGGTGTACTACGCACGGAAAATCGAAACGCGATAA
- a CDS encoding winged helix-turn-helix transcriptional regulator — translation MTETRTQIARYVESRPGVHFNDLVRGSGLAPGQVQYHLRDLLGERQLTSEQLYGKTHYYPPEYDEWERSALALLRRETARDVLVTLLERETDRPARLADDLGIARSTLEWHVDHLVEQELVEKRRDARNRVTLVPARPEATGQLLATVTPSFPERMVDRFTRLVDDLLAD, via the coding sequence ATGACAGAAACACGAACGCAGATAGCACGATACGTCGAATCCCGTCCCGGCGTCCATTTCAACGACCTCGTTCGAGGGTCGGGACTCGCACCCGGACAGGTTCAGTATCATCTCCGTGATCTACTCGGAGAACGACAACTCACGAGCGAACAACTGTACGGGAAAACACACTACTACCCCCCGGAGTACGACGAGTGGGAGCGGTCCGCGCTCGCCCTCCTCCGTAGGGAGACTGCACGTGACGTTCTCGTCACCCTTCTTGAGCGTGAAACGGACCGCCCAGCAAGGCTCGCGGACGATCTGGGTATCGCCCGGAGCACGCTCGAATGGCACGTCGACCATCTCGTAGAGCAGGAGTTAGTCGAAAAACGACGCGACGCGAGAAATCGGGTGACGCTCGTTCCAGCACGTCCGGAAGCGACCGGTCAACTGCTGGCGACCGTCACGCCGTCGTTCCCGGAACGGATGGTGGACCGGTTTACCCGACTCGTGGATGATCTATTGGCGGACTGA